A single genomic interval of Daucus carota subsp. sativus chromosome 1, DH1 v3.0, whole genome shotgun sequence harbors:
- the LOC108204490 gene encoding ATP-dependent DNA helicase At3g02060, chloroplastic isoform X2: MAITNTNPSFLFFSDLLPPPSPFFTSTNTFLYPFYNKKKNTSKIFGIYTKAAPALNTFSLDDPISLLNHRIRQDQGGKRRRSNVVDSAEADKYIQLVKLQQQRGLDKLRSNREQAAPDHAFSYKVDPYTLCPGDYVVHKKVGIGRFVGIKFDVAARGHSKPPVEYVFIEYADAMAKLPVHQASRFLYRYNLPNENKKPRVLSKLNDTSAWEKRRVKGKVAVQKMVVDLMELYLHRLKQKRPAYPRTAAMSEFASHFPYNPTPDQEKAIIDVEKDLTERETPMDRLICGDVGFGKTEVALRAIICVVSAGKQAMILAPTIVLAKQHFDVISARFSRYHGVKVGLLSRFQTKSVKEEYLRMIKDGDLDIIVGTHALLGDRVVYNNLGLLVVDEEQRFGVKQKEKIASFKTTVDVLTLSATPIPRTLYLALTGFRDASLISTPPPERVPIKTHLAAYSAEKVLSAIKYELDRGGQVFYVLPRIKGLEEVMEFLQHSLPEVEVAVAHGKQYSKQLEETMESFAGGDVKILLCTNIVESGLDIQNANTIIIQDVQQFGLSQLYQLRGRVGRADKEAHAYLFYPDKSLLSDQARERLTALEECRDLGQGFHLAERDMAIRGFGNIFGEQQTGDLGNVGIDLFFEMLFESLSNVEEHRLTSVPYQSVERIQWKLLMRLRKLLKKTFGV, from the exons ATGGCCATCACCAACACAAACCCCTCTTTCCTTTTCTTCTCAGACCTCCTTCCTCCCCCTTCTCCTTTCTTCACCTCAACAAACACTTTCCTCTATCCATTTTACAACAAGAAGAAGAACACAAGCAAGATTTTCGGTATTTACACCAAAGCAGCCCCAGCCCTGAACACATTCTCCCTCGACGACCCAATTTCCCTGCTCAACCACCGGATAAGGCAAGACCAAGGCGGCAAGCGGAGACGAAGCAATGTCGTCGACTCGGCCGAGGCAGACAAGTATATACAATTGGTCAAGCTGCAGCAGCAGAGAGGACTCGACAAGCTGAGGAGTAACAGAGAACAAGCCGCTCCTGATCATGCTTTTAGTTATAAGGTTGATCCTTATACCCTTTGTCCTGGGGATTATGTTGTCCATAAGAAAGTTGGGATTGGGCGTTTCGTGGGAATTAAGTTTGATGTGGCGGCTAGGGGTCATTCTAAGCCTCCTGTTGAGTATGTTTTTATCGAGTATGCGGATGCTATGGCGAAGCTTCCGGTTCATCAGGCTTCTCGCTTCCTTTATCGATATAATCT TcccaatgaaaataaaaaacccCGGGTTTTGAGTAAATTAAATGACACTAGTGCATGGGAGAAGAGAAGGGTGAAGGGCAAAGTTGCCGTTCAAAAAATGGTGGTTGACTTGATGGAGCTTTATCTGCACCGGCTCAAACAAAAAAGGCCCGCCTATCCTAGGACCGCTGCCATGTCTGAATTTGCTTCACACTTTCCTTATAATCCAACTCCCGATCAAGAAAAG GCTATCATTGATGTTGAAAAGGATTTGACAGAAAGAGAGACTCCAATGGATCGACTTATTTGCGGAGATGTGGGTTTTGGTAAAACAGAAGTTGCACTACGTGCCATCATTTGTGTGGTCTCAGCAGGAAAGCAAGCTATGATATTAGCACCGACAATTGTTTTAGCGAAACAGCATTTTGATGTTATTTCAGCACGCTTCTCTAGATATCATGGTGTCAAGGTTGGACTGCTAAGCAGGTTTCAG ACGAAATCAGTCAAAGAGGAGTATCTACGGATGATTAAAGATGGGGATCTTGATATTATTGTTGGGACTCACGCTCTTCTTGGGGATCGTGTGGTGTATAATAACTTAGGCCTCCTTGTTGTTGATGAAGAACAG AGGTTTGGTGTGAAACAAAAGGAGAAGATTGCTTCATTTAAAACTACTGTCGATGTTCTTACGCTGTCTGCAACACCGATTCCAAGAACCCTGTATTTGGCACTGACTGGGTTTCGTGATGCTAG TTTAATTTCAACACCGCCCCCCGAAAGAGTTCCTATTAAAACGCATCTTGCAGCATACAGTGCTGAGAAAGTACTATCAGCAATCAAGTATGAGCTGGATCGAGGTGGCCAGGTTTTCTATGTTTTGCCTCGTATTAAAG GGCTCGAAGAGGTTATGGAGTTTCTTCAGCATTCATTACCAGAAGTTGAAGTAGCTGTTGCCCACGGAAAG CAATACTCGAAACAACTTGAGGAAACCATGGAAAGTTTTGCAGGAGGTGATGTCAAGATTCTTCTATGCACAAATATAGTTGAAAGTGGACTAGACATCCAGAATGCGAATACTATCATTATCCAGGATGTCCAGCAATTTGGCCTTTCGCAGTTGTATCAG TTGCGTGGAAGAGTAGGGCGGGCAGATAAGGAAGCTCATGCCTATTTATTTTACCCTGACAAGTCATTGCTTTCAGATCAAGCACGG GAGAGACTGACAGCTCTTGAAGAGTGTCGAGACCTTGGACAAGGTTTTCATCTTGCTGAGAGAGATATGGCAATCAGAGGATTTGGTAATATCTTTGGCGAGCAACAAACAGGGGATCTTGGAAACGTCGGCATTGATCTTTTCTTTGAAATGCTTTTCGAGAGCCTATCGAAT GTGGAAGAGCATCGTTTGACTTCAGTTCCATACCAATCCGTTGAG AGAATCCAGTGGAAGTTATTAATGAGGCTGAGAAAGCTGCTGAAAAAGACATTTGGAGTTTAA
- the LOC108205264 gene encoding LRR receptor-like serine/threonine-protein kinase RPK2 — MALSQHLLFTLFFFIYSTTLLASVSQDKTSLLSLKKNIYDDPFSLLTNWKSNTDHCQWYGITCDSLTGRVIAVNITGNISGYLAGSVGDLSELRVLSIPDNVFSGEIPVQVGNLRLLRVLELQRNNFSGVIPNSIRYMSSLVIVNLSNNSLSGQIPDGLIGFGSLSEIDLSNNGLTRGLLIGGNCLFLIHLKLSNNFFVDQIPGEIGKCLNLRTLLLDGNIFQGQIPEEIGGLLELRVLDVSRNSLTDKIPKELGNCLKLSVLVLTNLVDFSEDGDSSMGIFRGEFNAFEGGIPYEVFSLPNLHVLWAPRGNFGGQLPSYWNQSCSLRVLNLGQNKFTGLLHESIVVRCENITFLDLSDNALQGVLPLQLPVPCMLYFNVSGNSLSGLLPRFSNTSCRSSLNSYNELLDEENVIQESYSGKPIWIEQIIVDNYVIAHDFSWNSFVGPLTSFSIVNEFLAKGVISYKLFLNNNNFTGSLPGNLFPGCNHIRTFFINLSANRISGIIYPEMLLNCLKITELVAADNLVEGSLPAEVGSLKMLRRLDLSKNRLSGSLPDQLGELEDLTGILLGENNFSGIIPRQLGHLASLMILNLSQNSMTGSIPLTLENASNLEILLLDHNTFSGEIPLFFSNLSRLTQLDLSFNNLSGHIPHFQNFTDCSSFIGNKLLNSCPDQYSMPPASDPVQLAVHKSSNKSKLRTFVIVMVSSASFVLLVLAVVFLVFLHGRRKLSRITSLRIKGLVTFSDTPVELNYDNVVEATGNFSISNLIGAGGFGSTYRAELAPGFIVAVKRLSIGRFQGIQQFDAEIRTLGRLQHKNLVTLIGYYVGEEEMFLVYNYLSGGNLETFIHEKSGSLAQWPVIYKIAIHIADALAFLHNSCVPRIVHRDIKPSNILLDEELNAYISDFGLARLLEVSETHATTNVAGTFGYVAPEYATTCRVSDKADVYSFGVVLLELISGKKSLDPSFSNYGNGFNIVGWARLLIKEGRPVEMFSLELWASGPHENLLGMLRLAAACTVESLPVRPTMKQVLDKLKELQP; from the coding sequence ATGGCACTTTCTCAACACCTTCTCTTCACACTCTTTTTCTTCATCTACTCTACCACTCTACTTGCTTCAGTCTCACAAGACAAAACTAGCCTTTtaagcttgaagaagaacatTTATGATGACCCTTTTAGCCTCTTGACAAATTGGAAATCAAACACTGATCATTGTCAATGGTATGGAATCACCTGTGATTCACTCACCGGGAGAGTCATTGCCGTCAATATCACCGGAAATATCTCCGGTTATCTCGCCGGCTCAGTTGGGGACTTGAGTGAGCTCCGGGTTTTGTCGATTCCTGATAATGTGTTTAGTGGTGAGATTCCTGTGCAAGTGGGAAATCTCCGATTGCTTCGGGTTCTTGAGCTTCAACGGAATAATTTTTCTGGGGTTATTCCGAATTCGATAAGGTAcatgtcttcacttgtgattgTGAATTTGTCGAATAATTCGTTGTCGGGTCAGATTCCTGATGGTTTGATAGGGTTTGGTAGTTTGAGTGAGATTGATTTGTCTAATAATGGGTTAACGAGGGGATTGTTGATTGGTGGAAACTGTTTGTTTCTGATTCATTTGAAGTTGTCTAATAATTTCTTTGTCGATCAAATTCCGGGGGAGATTGGGAAATGTTTGAATTTGAGGACACTTTTGTTAGATGGTAATATTTTTCAAGGTCAGATTCCGGAGGAGATTGGGGGGTTGTTAGAACTTAGAGTTCTTGATGTTTCGAGAAATAGTTTGACTGATAAAATCCCGAAAGAGTTGGGGAATTGTTTGAAGCTTTCGGTTCTTGTGCTGACAAACTTAGTTGATTTTAGTGAAGATGGTGATAGTTCTATGGGTATTTTTAGAGGAGAATTTAATGCTTTTGAAGGAGGTATTCCGTATGAGGTGTTTTCACTTCCGAATCTTCATGTGTTGTGGGCTCCAAGAGGAAATTTTGGGGGACAATTGCCTAGTTATTGGAACCAGTCATGTTCACTTAGAGTGCTCAATTTGGGGCAGAACAAATTTACTGGTCTGTTGCATGAGAGCATAGTGGTAAGGTGTGAGAATATTACATTTCTAGATTTGAGTGACAATGCCTTGCAAGGAGTGTTGCCTTTGCAACTTCCTGTTCCTTGTATGTTATACTTCAATGTCAGTGGAAATTCTTTATCTGGATTGCTTCCAAGATTCAGCAATACCAGTTGTCGTAGTAGCTTGAATTCTTATAATGAATTACTTGATGAGGAGAACGTTATTCAGGAGTCATACTCAGGCAAGCCTATCTGGATTGAACAGATAATAGTGGATAATTACGTAATTGCGCATGACTTCAGCTGGAATAGTTTTGTTGGCCCGCTGACATCATTCTCAATTGTAAATGAGTTTTTGGCGAAGGGTGTGATTTCATATAAATTGTTCTTGAATAACAATAACTTTACTGGCTCTCTTCCTGGTAATCTGTTTCCTGGCTGTAATCACATTCGtacttttttcataaatttgagTGCCAACCGTATATCTGGAATAATATATCCTGAGATGCTTCTTAATTGTCTGAAGATAACAGAGCTTGTAGCAGCAGAcaatctggttgaaggttcgCTTCCTGCCGAGGTTGGCAGTTTAAAGATGCTTCGTCGTCTAGACTTGAGCAAAAACAGGCTGTCAGGGTCTCTACCTGATCAATTAGGCGAGTTAGAGGATTTGACAGGTATTCTTCTTGGAGAGAATAATTTTTCAGGCATAATTCCCCGCCAACTCGGTCATCTGGCTTCTCTTATGATTTTAAACCTGTCTCAAAATAGCATGACCGGATCAATTCCTTTGACTTTAGAGAATGCATCAAATCTCGAAATATTATTGCTTGATCATAATACATTTTCTGGAGAGATACCTTTGTTTTTTTCAAACCTTTCCCGTCTAACTCAGCTAGATCTTTCTTTCAATAATCTTTCTGGTCATATAcctcattttcaaaatttcactgATTGCAGTAGTTTTATAGGAAATAAGTTATTGAATTCATGCCCGGACCAATACTCAATGCCACCGGCTTCAGATCCGGTCCAACTTGCAGTCCACAAGTCTAGCAACAAAAGCAAGCTAAGGACATTTGTCATAGTGATGGTCTCTTCTGCATCTTTTGTACTTCTTGTTCTAGCTGTGGTATTTCTGGTCTTCCTTCACGGCAGGAGAAAGCTTAGTAGAATCACTAGCTTAAGGATAAAAGGTCTGGTGACCTTTTCTGATACCCCAGTGGAACTGAATTATGACAATGTTGTCGAAGCAACTGGAAATTTCAGCATTTCCAACCTGATTGGAGCTGGAGGCTTTGGCTCAACTTACAGAGCAGAATTGGCCCCAGGCTTTATTGTAGCTGTGAAGAGGCTATCAATTGGTAGATTTCAAGGAATCCAGCAATTTGATGCCGAAATACGAACATTAGGAAGACTTCAACATAAAAACCTTGTAACGCTTATTGGGTACTATGTTGGCGAAGAAGAGATGTTTCTTGTCTACAACTATCTTTCTGGTGGAAATCTTGAAACCTTCATACATGAGAAATCTGGCAGTCTTGCGCAGTGGCCAGTGATTTACAAGATAGCTATTCACATTGCAGATGCTCTTGCTTTCCTTCATAATTCGTGTGTGCCAAGAATAGTTCATCGGGATATTAAGCCTAGCAACATTTTACTTGACGAGGAGCTTAATGCTTACATCTCCGACTTTGGGTTGGCTCGTCTTCTCGAGGTCTCTGAGACCCACGCTACTACTAATGTTGCAGGCACTTTTGGATATGTGGCCCCAGAATATGCAACCACATGTCGAGTTTCTGATAAGGCAGATGTGTATAGTTTTGGTGTTGTGTTGTTAGAATTAATATCAGGGAAGAAGTCCCTTGATCCATCATTTTCTAATTATGGGAATGGATTCAACATAGTTGGATGGGCCAGGTTGCTGATCAAGGAAGGACGCCCAGTTGAAATGTTCTCTCTGGAATTGTGGGCTTCTGGTCCTCATGAAAATCTTTTGGGAATGCTAAGACTAGCCGCAGCCTGCACAGTAGAATCACTCCCTGTGAGGCCAACGATGAAACAGGTTCTTGACAAATTGAAGGAGCTGCAGCCGTGA
- the LOC108204490 gene encoding ATP-dependent DNA helicase At3g02060, chloroplastic isoform X1 — MAITNTNPSFLFFSDLLPPPSPFFTSTNTFLYPFYNKKKNTSKIFGIYTKAAPALNTFSLDDPISLLNHRIRQDQGGKRRRSNVVDSAEADKYIQLVKLQQQRGLDKLRSNREQAAPDHAFSYKVDPYTLCPGDYVVHKKVGIGRFVGIKFDVAARGHSKPPVEYVFIEYADAMAKLPVHQASRFLYRYNLPNENKKPRVLSKLNDTSAWEKRRVKGKVAVQKMVVDLMELYLHRLKQKRPAYPRTAAMSEFASHFPYNPTPDQEKAIIDVEKDLTERETPMDRLICGDVGFGKTEVALRAIICVVSAGKQAMILAPTIVLAKQHFDVISARFSRYHGVKVGLLSRFQTKSVKEEYLRMIKDGDLDIIVGTHALLGDRVVYNNLGLLVVDEEQRFGVKQKEKIASFKTTVDVLTLSATPIPRTLYLALTGFRDASLISTPPPERVPIKTHLAAYSAEKVLSAIKYELDRGGQVFYVLPRIKGLEEVMEFLQHSLPEVEVAVAHGKQYSKQLEETMESFAGGDVKILLCTNIVESGLDIQNANTIIIQDVQQFGLSQLYQLRGRVGRADKEAHAYLFYPDKSLLSDQARERLTALEECRDLGQGFHLAERDMAIRGFGNIFGEQQTGDLGNVGIDLFFEMLFESLSNVEEHRLTSVPYQSVELDMNVKPHLTSEYINYLENPVEVINEAEKAAEKDIWSLMQFTENLRRQYGKEPYSMEILLKKLYVRRMAADLGVSRIYASGKMVGMITNMSKKVYKMITDSMTSDMHRNSLVFENGQIKAELLLELPKEQLLNWIFQCLAELHASLPALIKY; from the exons ATGGCCATCACCAACACAAACCCCTCTTTCCTTTTCTTCTCAGACCTCCTTCCTCCCCCTTCTCCTTTCTTCACCTCAACAAACACTTTCCTCTATCCATTTTACAACAAGAAGAAGAACACAAGCAAGATTTTCGGTATTTACACCAAAGCAGCCCCAGCCCTGAACACATTCTCCCTCGACGACCCAATTTCCCTGCTCAACCACCGGATAAGGCAAGACCAAGGCGGCAAGCGGAGACGAAGCAATGTCGTCGACTCGGCCGAGGCAGACAAGTATATACAATTGGTCAAGCTGCAGCAGCAGAGAGGACTCGACAAGCTGAGGAGTAACAGAGAACAAGCCGCTCCTGATCATGCTTTTAGTTATAAGGTTGATCCTTATACCCTTTGTCCTGGGGATTATGTTGTCCATAAGAAAGTTGGGATTGGGCGTTTCGTGGGAATTAAGTTTGATGTGGCGGCTAGGGGTCATTCTAAGCCTCCTGTTGAGTATGTTTTTATCGAGTATGCGGATGCTATGGCGAAGCTTCCGGTTCATCAGGCTTCTCGCTTCCTTTATCGATATAATCT TcccaatgaaaataaaaaacccCGGGTTTTGAGTAAATTAAATGACACTAGTGCATGGGAGAAGAGAAGGGTGAAGGGCAAAGTTGCCGTTCAAAAAATGGTGGTTGACTTGATGGAGCTTTATCTGCACCGGCTCAAACAAAAAAGGCCCGCCTATCCTAGGACCGCTGCCATGTCTGAATTTGCTTCACACTTTCCTTATAATCCAACTCCCGATCAAGAAAAG GCTATCATTGATGTTGAAAAGGATTTGACAGAAAGAGAGACTCCAATGGATCGACTTATTTGCGGAGATGTGGGTTTTGGTAAAACAGAAGTTGCACTACGTGCCATCATTTGTGTGGTCTCAGCAGGAAAGCAAGCTATGATATTAGCACCGACAATTGTTTTAGCGAAACAGCATTTTGATGTTATTTCAGCACGCTTCTCTAGATATCATGGTGTCAAGGTTGGACTGCTAAGCAGGTTTCAG ACGAAATCAGTCAAAGAGGAGTATCTACGGATGATTAAAGATGGGGATCTTGATATTATTGTTGGGACTCACGCTCTTCTTGGGGATCGTGTGGTGTATAATAACTTAGGCCTCCTTGTTGTTGATGAAGAACAG AGGTTTGGTGTGAAACAAAAGGAGAAGATTGCTTCATTTAAAACTACTGTCGATGTTCTTACGCTGTCTGCAACACCGATTCCAAGAACCCTGTATTTGGCACTGACTGGGTTTCGTGATGCTAG TTTAATTTCAACACCGCCCCCCGAAAGAGTTCCTATTAAAACGCATCTTGCAGCATACAGTGCTGAGAAAGTACTATCAGCAATCAAGTATGAGCTGGATCGAGGTGGCCAGGTTTTCTATGTTTTGCCTCGTATTAAAG GGCTCGAAGAGGTTATGGAGTTTCTTCAGCATTCATTACCAGAAGTTGAAGTAGCTGTTGCCCACGGAAAG CAATACTCGAAACAACTTGAGGAAACCATGGAAAGTTTTGCAGGAGGTGATGTCAAGATTCTTCTATGCACAAATATAGTTGAAAGTGGACTAGACATCCAGAATGCGAATACTATCATTATCCAGGATGTCCAGCAATTTGGCCTTTCGCAGTTGTATCAG TTGCGTGGAAGAGTAGGGCGGGCAGATAAGGAAGCTCATGCCTATTTATTTTACCCTGACAAGTCATTGCTTTCAGATCAAGCACGG GAGAGACTGACAGCTCTTGAAGAGTGTCGAGACCTTGGACAAGGTTTTCATCTTGCTGAGAGAGATATGGCAATCAGAGGATTTGGTAATATCTTTGGCGAGCAACAAACAGGGGATCTTGGAAACGTCGGCATTGATCTTTTCTTTGAAATGCTTTTCGAGAGCCTATCGAAT GTGGAAGAGCATCGTTTGACTTCAGTTCCATACCAATCCGTTGAG CTTGATATGAATGTAAAACCTCATCTCACGTCTGAGTATATTAATTATCTAGAGAATCCAGTGGAAGTTATTAATGAGGCTGAGAAAGCTGCTGAAAAAGACATTTGGAGTTTAATGCAATTTACAGAGAATCTACGAAGACAGTATGGAAAAGAGCCTTACTCCATGgaaattttattaaagaaaCTTTATGTGAGAAGAATGGCAGCAGATCTAGGAGTTTCCAGAATATATGCTTCTGGAAAGATGGTTGGGATGATAACAAACATGAGTAAGAAGGTCTACAAAATGATAACGGATTCAATGACATCTGACATGCACCGCAATTCTCTAGTATTTGAGAATGGTCAAATAAAG GCAGAGCTCCTTCTGGAACTACCGAAAGAACAACTACTCAACTGGATCTTTCAGTGTCTGGCTGAACTTCATGCATCATTACCTGctcttattaaatattaa
- the LOC108204491 gene encoding uncharacterized protein LOC108204491, with the protein MGCAFINLKSLLLVICLLLLSSHDVLAKSRRPISETEIREKKNRCFEDIDNGLWGQQCTSSMIAKENCMLQCVSPPCYELVYEGDPLEEGEKDYSRSQEYKYCMHRLSLGESIDGIRGSFDM; encoded by the exons atGGGTTGTGCATTCATCAATCTCAAATCACTGCTACTTGTCATATGCCTGCTGTTGCTTTCTTCCCATGATGTTCTTGCAAAGTCTCGTCGCCCAATTTCT GAAACTGAGATCCGAGAGAAGAAGAATCGGTGCTTTGAAGATATTGACAA TGGTTTATGGGGTCAACAGTGCACGTCTTCGATGATAGCCAAGGAAAATTGTATGTTGCAATGTGTGTCCCCGCCTTGTTATGAACTTGTCTATGAAGGGGATCCG TTAGAAGAAGGGGAGAAAGATTATAGCAGGAGCCAGGAGTACAAGTACTGCATGCACAG GTTATCTCTAGGGGAGAGCATAGATGGCATTCGAGGTTCCTTTGACATGTAA